Proteins encoded by one window of Pelmatolapia mariae isolate MD_Pm_ZW linkage group LG14, Pm_UMD_F_2, whole genome shotgun sequence:
- the slitrk3a gene encoding SLIT and NTRK-like protein 3 isoform X2: protein MLWVTLLSTIALGWTTPIPLLEDSEEIDEPCFEPCYCEVKEGIFHVHCDNKGFTNISQISQIWSRPFKLNLQRNSMRKLYFNSFLHLNNAISINLGNNALQDIHAGAFNGLGILKRLFLHENKLEVFRNDTFLGLDSLEYLQADYNVIKRIESGAFRHLHKLRVLILNDNLIPVLPNYLFRSVSLTHLDLRGNRLKTLPYKGTLEYIGRSLMEIQLEENPWNCVCEIVQLKTWLERIPYTALVGEITCEYPFHLHGKDLREIKRSELCPLLSDAEIEAKLGIPRIPFSNENTWPTKPSSMLSSFHNTASSVEYKERVVKPTKRPRPTKNPPTPRSIYPGINQPPIAGYQTRPPIPIICPAGCICNLHINDLGLTVNCKEKSFHNISELLPRPLNAKKLYLSGNLIQKIYRSDFWNFSSLDLLHLGNNRISYVQEGAFINLPNLKSLYLNGNDIERLTPGMFRGLHMLSYLYFEYNVIREIQPHSFSLMPNLQLVFLNDNLLRSLPTDAFAGTNLARLNLRNNYFLSLPVHGVLEHLTSIVQIDLHQNPWDCSCDIIPLKQWLEKLSSVIVVGDVICKTPEFAFGKDLRSLEVEVICPELKYSSGPSPALPGGNDFTTGSSDMGVAGGRGAVPLSVLILSLLILFISAVFVAAGLFAFVLRRRKKLPFRKRSEVDLTGIQMQCRIFEDPPRQSSSGNTGTPEKPTQSMHTHTHASHTHAHGHVYDYIPHPVTQMCNNPIYKPREGEIAEEERAQFSEKKDNGSSSNSNYRTLLEKEREWTLAVSNSQLNTIVTVNHTTADMAGFHENGGLCPTVIDSQRPTPTVGFVDCLYGTVPKLKDMHVAHAHPPGMQYPDLQQDARLKETLLFTAGKGCYPDPSQSDYLELRAKLQTKPDYLEVLEKSYRF from the coding sequence ATGCTGTGGGTTACCTTGCTGAGCACCATAGCCTTAGGATGGACCACGCCGATCCCACTACTGGAGGACTCAGAGGAGATCGACGAGCCCTGCTTCGAGCCCTGCTACTGCGAGGTCAAAGAGGGCATCTTCCACGTCCACTGTGACAATAAAGGATTTACAAATATCAGCCAGATCTCCCAGATATGGAGCCGGCCCTTCAAGCTCAACCTGCAGAGAAACTCCATGAGGAAGCTTTACTTTAACAGCTTCCTCCACCTTAACAATGCCATATCCATTAATCTGGGCAACAACGCCTTGCAAGATATTCACGCCGGAGCGTTCAATGGCTTAGGAATACTCAAACGGCTGTTcctgcatgaaaacaaactaGAAGTTTTCCGGAATGACACTTTCCTGGGCTTGGATAGTTTAGAGTATCTCCAGGCAGATTACAATGTTATCAAAAGGATTGAAAGTGGTGCATTCAGACACCTTCACAAATTGAGAGTACTTATATTAAATGACAATCTGATCCCTGTGCTCCCAAATTATCTTTTTAGGTCTGTGTCACTCACACATCTGGACTTGAGAGGAAACAGACTAAAGACATTGCCATACAAGGGCACACTGGAGTATATTGGGAGGAGCTTAATGGAAATCCAGCTAGAGGAGAACCCCTGGAACTGTGTCTGTGAAATTGTCCAGTTAAAAACATGGCTGGAGAGAATTCCCTATACAGCTTTAGTGGGTGAAATCACATGTGAATATCCTTTCCACTTACATGGGAAAGACTTAAGGGAAATCAAACGCAGTGAGCTCTGTCCTTTGCTCTCGGATGCAGAGATAGAGGCCAAGCTGGGAATTCCCAGGATTCCATTCAGCAATGAGAACACATGGCCTACTAAACCTTCCTCAATGCTCTCCTCCTTTCACAACACAGCCTCTTCTGTGGAATACAAGGAAAGAGTTGTAAAACCCACCAAACGACCTCGGCCCACAAAGAACCCCCCAACTCCTCGTAGCATCTACCCAGGCATCAACCAGCCCCCAATTGCAGGTTATCAAACAAGGCCTCCTATTCCAATAATTTGCCCTGCTGGATGTATTTGCAATCTTCATATCAATGACCTGGGGCTAACGGTAAACTGTAAAGAGAAAAGCTTTCATAACATCTCAGAGCTTCTTCCACGGCCCCTCAATGCCAAGAAATTGTATCTCAGTGGAAACCTAATACAGAAGATCTATCGTTCTGATTTCTGGAACTTCTCAAGTTTGGATTTATTGCATTTAGGTAACAATCGGATATCTTATGTCCAGGAAGGCGCCTTTATCAACCTACCAAACTTGAAAAGTTTATATTTGAATGGGAATGACATTGAGAGACTCACCCCTGGGATGTTTCGGGGGCTTCATATGTTGAGTTATCTTTACTTTGAGTATAATGTCATTCGTGAAATACAGCCTCATTCCTTTTCACTGATGCCAAATCTCCAGCTGGTTTTTCTCAATGACAACTTGTTGCGTTCCCTCCCCACTGATGCCTTTGCTGGAACCAACCTTGCACGTCTCAACCTCCGCAACAATTACTTCCTTTCCTTGCCCGTGCATGGTGTACTGGAGCATCTGACCTCAATTGTCCAGATTGATCTCCATCAGAACCCCTGGGACTGCTCCTGTGATATCATTCCCCTCAAACAGTGGTTGGAAAAACTCTCCTCTGTTATTGTAGTTGGAGATGTCATCTGTAAGACACCAGAGTTTGCTTTTGGGAAGGATCTGCGTTCACTTGAGGTTGAAGTCATCTGTCCTGAGCTTAAATATTCTTCAGGCCCATCCCCAGCTCTGCCTGGTGGGAATGACTTCACCACAGGGAGCTCTGACATGGGGGTGGCAGGTGGGAGAGGTGCTGTCCCACTGTCTGTCCTCATCCTTAGCCTACTAATCCTCTTCAtatctgctgtgtttgtggcCGCTGGgctttttgcttttgttcttcGTCGCCGGAAAAAGTTGCCCTTCCGGAAACGTTCTGAGGTAGATCTGACAGGGATCCAAATGCAATGCAGAATTTTTGAGGACCCACCAAGGCAAAGCAGTTCCGGGAACACTGGCACACCAGAGAAACCTACGCAgagtatgcacacacacacccatgctAGTCACACACATGCTCATGGCCACGTCTATGATTACATCCCTCATCCTGTGACTCAGATGTGTAACAACCCCATTTATAAACCTAGAGAAGGGGAGAtagcagaggaggagagagcaCAGTTTTCTGAGAAGAAAGACAATGGGAGCAGTAGCAACAGTAACTACAGAACCTTattagaaaaagagagagagtggacCCTGGCTGTCTCCAACTCTCAGCTCAACACCATTGTTACAGTCAACCACACCACGGCTGACATGGCAGGATTTCATGAGAATGGAGGGCTCTGCCCAACAGTGATTGACAGTCAGAGGCCCACACCTACTGTTGGTTTTGTAGACTGTTTGTATGGGACAGTACCCAAATTAAAGGACATGCATGTGGCGCATGCACACCCACCAGGCATGCAGTACCCTGATTTGCAGCAGGATGCACGGCTAAAGGAGACGTTGCTTTTCACAGCGGGGAAAGGTTGCTACCCTGACCCGTCCCAAAGTGATTACCTTGAGTTGAGGGCCAAACTTCAAACCAAGCCGGATTACCTCGAAGTCTTGGAAAAGTCTTATCGGTTTTAA
- the slitrk3a gene encoding SLIT and NTRK-like protein 3 isoform X1, with the protein MLCNCVVKRLCPWSQDFIPLVSARMLWVTLLSTIALGWTTPIPLLEDSEEIDEPCFEPCYCEVKEGIFHVHCDNKGFTNISQISQIWSRPFKLNLQRNSMRKLYFNSFLHLNNAISINLGNNALQDIHAGAFNGLGILKRLFLHENKLEVFRNDTFLGLDSLEYLQADYNVIKRIESGAFRHLHKLRVLILNDNLIPVLPNYLFRSVSLTHLDLRGNRLKTLPYKGTLEYIGRSLMEIQLEENPWNCVCEIVQLKTWLERIPYTALVGEITCEYPFHLHGKDLREIKRSELCPLLSDAEIEAKLGIPRIPFSNENTWPTKPSSMLSSFHNTASSVEYKERVVKPTKRPRPTKNPPTPRSIYPGINQPPIAGYQTRPPIPIICPAGCICNLHINDLGLTVNCKEKSFHNISELLPRPLNAKKLYLSGNLIQKIYRSDFWNFSSLDLLHLGNNRISYVQEGAFINLPNLKSLYLNGNDIERLTPGMFRGLHMLSYLYFEYNVIREIQPHSFSLMPNLQLVFLNDNLLRSLPTDAFAGTNLARLNLRNNYFLSLPVHGVLEHLTSIVQIDLHQNPWDCSCDIIPLKQWLEKLSSVIVVGDVICKTPEFAFGKDLRSLEVEVICPELKYSSGPSPALPGGNDFTTGSSDMGVAGGRGAVPLSVLILSLLILFISAVFVAAGLFAFVLRRRKKLPFRKRSEVDLTGIQMQCRIFEDPPRQSSSGNTGTPEKPTQSMHTHTHASHTHAHGHVYDYIPHPVTQMCNNPIYKPREGEIAEEERAQFSEKKDNGSSSNSNYRTLLEKEREWTLAVSNSQLNTIVTVNHTTADMAGFHENGGLCPTVIDSQRPTPTVGFVDCLYGTVPKLKDMHVAHAHPPGMQYPDLQQDARLKETLLFTAGKGCYPDPSQSDYLELRAKLQTKPDYLEVLEKSYRF; encoded by the exons ATGCTTTGCAATTG TGTTGTGAAGCGGCTCTGTCCCTGGAGCCAAGACTTCATCCCTTTGGTGTCAGCAAGGATGCTGTGGGTTACCTTGCTGAGCACCATAGCCTTAGGATGGACCACGCCGATCCCACTACTGGAGGACTCAGAGGAGATCGACGAGCCCTGCTTCGAGCCCTGCTACTGCGAGGTCAAAGAGGGCATCTTCCACGTCCACTGTGACAATAAAGGATTTACAAATATCAGCCAGATCTCCCAGATATGGAGCCGGCCCTTCAAGCTCAACCTGCAGAGAAACTCCATGAGGAAGCTTTACTTTAACAGCTTCCTCCACCTTAACAATGCCATATCCATTAATCTGGGCAACAACGCCTTGCAAGATATTCACGCCGGAGCGTTCAATGGCTTAGGAATACTCAAACGGCTGTTcctgcatgaaaacaaactaGAAGTTTTCCGGAATGACACTTTCCTGGGCTTGGATAGTTTAGAGTATCTCCAGGCAGATTACAATGTTATCAAAAGGATTGAAAGTGGTGCATTCAGACACCTTCACAAATTGAGAGTACTTATATTAAATGACAATCTGATCCCTGTGCTCCCAAATTATCTTTTTAGGTCTGTGTCACTCACACATCTGGACTTGAGAGGAAACAGACTAAAGACATTGCCATACAAGGGCACACTGGAGTATATTGGGAGGAGCTTAATGGAAATCCAGCTAGAGGAGAACCCCTGGAACTGTGTCTGTGAAATTGTCCAGTTAAAAACATGGCTGGAGAGAATTCCCTATACAGCTTTAGTGGGTGAAATCACATGTGAATATCCTTTCCACTTACATGGGAAAGACTTAAGGGAAATCAAACGCAGTGAGCTCTGTCCTTTGCTCTCGGATGCAGAGATAGAGGCCAAGCTGGGAATTCCCAGGATTCCATTCAGCAATGAGAACACATGGCCTACTAAACCTTCCTCAATGCTCTCCTCCTTTCACAACACAGCCTCTTCTGTGGAATACAAGGAAAGAGTTGTAAAACCCACCAAACGACCTCGGCCCACAAAGAACCCCCCAACTCCTCGTAGCATCTACCCAGGCATCAACCAGCCCCCAATTGCAGGTTATCAAACAAGGCCTCCTATTCCAATAATTTGCCCTGCTGGATGTATTTGCAATCTTCATATCAATGACCTGGGGCTAACGGTAAACTGTAAAGAGAAAAGCTTTCATAACATCTCAGAGCTTCTTCCACGGCCCCTCAATGCCAAGAAATTGTATCTCAGTGGAAACCTAATACAGAAGATCTATCGTTCTGATTTCTGGAACTTCTCAAGTTTGGATTTATTGCATTTAGGTAACAATCGGATATCTTATGTCCAGGAAGGCGCCTTTATCAACCTACCAAACTTGAAAAGTTTATATTTGAATGGGAATGACATTGAGAGACTCACCCCTGGGATGTTTCGGGGGCTTCATATGTTGAGTTATCTTTACTTTGAGTATAATGTCATTCGTGAAATACAGCCTCATTCCTTTTCACTGATGCCAAATCTCCAGCTGGTTTTTCTCAATGACAACTTGTTGCGTTCCCTCCCCACTGATGCCTTTGCTGGAACCAACCTTGCACGTCTCAACCTCCGCAACAATTACTTCCTTTCCTTGCCCGTGCATGGTGTACTGGAGCATCTGACCTCAATTGTCCAGATTGATCTCCATCAGAACCCCTGGGACTGCTCCTGTGATATCATTCCCCTCAAACAGTGGTTGGAAAAACTCTCCTCTGTTATTGTAGTTGGAGATGTCATCTGTAAGACACCAGAGTTTGCTTTTGGGAAGGATCTGCGTTCACTTGAGGTTGAAGTCATCTGTCCTGAGCTTAAATATTCTTCAGGCCCATCCCCAGCTCTGCCTGGTGGGAATGACTTCACCACAGGGAGCTCTGACATGGGGGTGGCAGGTGGGAGAGGTGCTGTCCCACTGTCTGTCCTCATCCTTAGCCTACTAATCCTCTTCAtatctgctgtgtttgtggcCGCTGGgctttttgcttttgttcttcGTCGCCGGAAAAAGTTGCCCTTCCGGAAACGTTCTGAGGTAGATCTGACAGGGATCCAAATGCAATGCAGAATTTTTGAGGACCCACCAAGGCAAAGCAGTTCCGGGAACACTGGCACACCAGAGAAACCTACGCAgagtatgcacacacacacccatgctAGTCACACACATGCTCATGGCCACGTCTATGATTACATCCCTCATCCTGTGACTCAGATGTGTAACAACCCCATTTATAAACCTAGAGAAGGGGAGAtagcagaggaggagagagcaCAGTTTTCTGAGAAGAAAGACAATGGGAGCAGTAGCAACAGTAACTACAGAACCTTattagaaaaagagagagagtggacCCTGGCTGTCTCCAACTCTCAGCTCAACACCATTGTTACAGTCAACCACACCACGGCTGACATGGCAGGATTTCATGAGAATGGAGGGCTCTGCCCAACAGTGATTGACAGTCAGAGGCCCACACCTACTGTTGGTTTTGTAGACTGTTTGTATGGGACAGTACCCAAATTAAAGGACATGCATGTGGCGCATGCACACCCACCAGGCATGCAGTACCCTGATTTGCAGCAGGATGCACGGCTAAAGGAGACGTTGCTTTTCACAGCGGGGAAAGGTTGCTACCCTGACCCGTCCCAAAGTGATTACCTTGAGTTGAGGGCCAAACTTCAAACCAAGCCGGATTACCTCGAAGTCTTGGAAAAGTCTTATCGGTTTTAA